The sequence AGACAGTGGCGATGCAGTGGAAGATTTAAATGGTAagtgttttaactttttttattttaatttttttaaccttCTAAAATGCCTGCAACCTTTATGTcgttaaaaaaattgtttaagattttatatttttggccTTTTAGAGCGCGCTGGCGAGGATGAGGAAGGTGAAGGAATTGTTCTTGAGGCTCCATCCTATCCTTGGGAGGGGAGTGATCGTGATTACACATATGAGGAGGTGTGTAAATTATTTCATCTCCATTACAGATCTTTTGCAGTTCAGTGATGGTTCCTTGACCCTTGTacatatatgttttatttattttttcaatgcAATGTCTGCAGCTTCTTGATAGGGTGTTTAACATTCTGCGTGAGAATAACCCGGAGCTGGCTGGAGACAGGCGTAGGACAGTTATGAGGCCTCCACAAGTACTTCGTGAGGGCACAAAGAAAACTGTTTTTGTGAATTTCATGGATCTGTGCAAGACGTATGTTTCAGTTCCCTTGTCTGATAGACCAAAaccctcatttttttttatctcatCTGCATTATATGTTTCCttccttttatttaaattattttgtccATTAGAATCTTCCTCTGGTGGTTTCTCAGTTTACCTTGGTGGTCATGTTTGTTTGTCATACtatttttgtggaaatgtcttatttgacaaagaaaaaatacattttttttggtgtttacAGGATGCATAGGCAGCCAGATCACGTCATGGCTTTCTTGCTGGCTGAACTGGGGACAAGTGGATCCCTTGATGGACAACAGAGGTTGGTCGTCAAGGGAAGATTTGCACCGAAGAATTTTGAAGGAATACTGCGGCGATATGTCAGTAAGTACCTAGTTCTGTGGTttgatttattaatttttattacaGTCGTTAATCTGACATGGTTCGATTGAGTGTTCTGCAAGATGCATTGTTGATTAGGCCTGCTTGGCAGTTATATCTGCCATTTTCTATGTGTTATGTTGTGTTTCACACTTGTTActattgtttcattttttcttatataactttttttttttcccagatGAATATGTCATTTGCCTTGGGTGCAAAAGTCCAGACACTATACTTTCAAAGGAGAATCGTCTCTTCTTTCTCAGATGCGAGAAGGTAACAGTCTTAGAATTTAGCATTCTCTAATATTTTAGTTGTCTATTGGTTTGCTAATTTTAATAGTTTAACGTTCTGTACGTATTCGGTAAGAATGAAATATTCTCAGAATTATCCATTGATAGTGGTACTCTGGGCATTGATTGAATTCTATTCCATAGATTGGCAACCCCCTGGATCCATATTAGACCCTCATACATCAGTCTTAGGATCAGTGGGATTGATTTATAGGAAGTTGTTAAGCAAATAAAGAACGGTTTTAGCATTTTTATGCTGCTACCTAACATCTTGTTCAAGAGGCCTATGATGATCTGAAGATTTGCCTACATTGTCCGATTCTTGCTCATGATGGAGTAACCTATATTATTTCTGAGGCCTCGTTTAAAATTTTgctctttttgttcttttgaagGGGTGGTGGGTGGGTATTGGGACAAAACCCTAGGGTATAGGGTGAAGGAatacttttcttgttttttttttcttcctcataTGCCCATAGTTTCTAGGTTAATCAATGCAATATGCTACCAATCTTGTATGGTTCTGTGTTTCTggttttaaaattctttaaaattgaGTGTATTTTGTCTTACTTTCAGCTTCCCGGCCAATTTATTTGATAAATCTTTATTTTGCAGTGTGGTTCTGGACGAACAGTTGCTCCAATTAAAGCTGGTTTTGTGGCTCGCGTTGGACGAAGGAACGCTGGGACATGATCTTAGCATAATATTGTGGACTCATGGTTTACTTGTAGTAGTTAATGGATTTTTGAGTTGCATGTTTGGCATCTACAACAGAAATATTTTTGCTGTGACGTTTGGATATTGAGGAAGATTTTCTCGTGTATTGTTGTTTCACAGTTACCTCTGCTTAGTGATTACAGACCTTCCTATACTTTGGCCTTTGCTAATGCTGCtcaattattttctgtttAGTGATAACTCTCAGACGTTTGAATTTGCGTTCCTCTGCATGTTTCTCTTGCAAGCTAGACCGTCACCCCCTGGGAtgggattggattggatccgATAGATCAGATTTGGATGGGTCGTGTGTCGCAATCTTTTAAGCACTGTGTTTAGGTAGGTTAGTTTACATTTGACGTAAAAGTCAATGAGGAGTTGGATTGAATGATGACTGCTACTCAAAGAGCTAAGGGCATGCTTGGTGTTGATGGGCAAAAACGAGAAATTGGTTTTCATCCAAGGTCATGTGTTCGAATTCCTCTTCTCCAATAGCTTGaatcaaaaataaacaaaaacaaaaacccagtGAAGAGCAATTATGCGTGTCGACAGAGGTTATGATATAACGGTGGAGGTTTCCATTTTCCCGGCATAGACTCACTGAAATTTTGGAGTTGATGGAAATTTGTGAAATTTGAAACAGTTTGCGGATGCCAAAACATTCCTTAGAATTTGATAGATGGGTTTTGCTACAACATCACTAACACGAttacaaaatatattataaggATTTAAATAagtagaaacaaaaaataaaaagagtctAAGACATATgcaataataatagtaatggaAGTGTTGATCCTTATTGATTTCAATAGTGTAGATGGCTGTGCCTGCCTCTATTTGCATAATATGTTGTAGGGTTTTGTAGAGTACACTCGACTAGACTTTTCCAAACTATCACACAGCCGGTGGAAAAGCTTTTCACATGATGTTGGACATGGCTATGAAGGCCAAGCTTGACAGTGATGCAACAAATGGTATGTACATCTTCTGGTACACCTTCATCCCACTGCTCGTGAAATTCGCCGTTGAAATACCTGCATTTTCCAAGACTTCCCAATTAATGTAAtcgaaaaaaatcaaacccatTCATCAAAGTTTCGCCAATCAGACAAATATTATGTATTAATAAAATCAATCTTGTTGATTCATTAATTAGTATCATAAATATTTAAGATGGACGTACACGTACAGTATAACAAGAGAACATTTCTTTGCTTATAAGTAGAAAAAGAGTAcctgaattattatttttattggaACATCCCTCAGTGATGGTTCGATTGAGGAATCCTACAGTGGCATCGTTATGAAACCAGAAGTCTCTTTTGACCAAGTAGATGCATTCAAGCACATCCAAGGCGTGTTTTGAGCACCCTGTTGTATCACTGCAATAGTCTGCCTTCTCACTTGGGGCCACGTCCACTATTCCACTGAATGTCAGCTGC comes from Prunus dulcis chromosome 6, ALMONDv2, whole genome shotgun sequence and encodes:
- the LOC117630771 gene encoding eukaryotic translation initiation factor 2 subunit beta, which codes for MADDNQNEVKDEVVPDIAPFDPTKKKKKKKVVIQDINDDSEDKLAEKTENLAVSDGQESTFSGLKKKKKKPVETSILNEDSGDAVEDLNERAGEDEEGEGIVLEAPSYPWEGSDRDYTYEELLDRVFNILRENNPELAGDRRRTVMRPPQVLREGTKKTVFVNFMDLCKTMHRQPDHVMAFLLAELGTSGSLDGQQRLVVKGRFAPKNFEGILRRYVNEYVICLGCKSPDTILSKENRLFFLRCEKCGSGRTVAPIKAGFVARVGRRNAGT
- the LOC117630775 gene encoding uncharacterized protein LOC117630775, with product MENYKTFVGGKIGLICFTLGMFLVFQSAHAFNKTAPTHNVNLSPFEGWMSAFYCMNKTAPVHCSPKGQLTFSGIVDVAPSEKADYCSDTTGCSKHALDVLECIYLVKRDFWFHNDATVGFLNRTITEGCSNKNNNSGISTANFTSSGMKVYQKMYIPFVASLSSLAFIAMSNIM